In Panthera tigris isolate Pti1 chromosome B1, P.tigris_Pti1_mat1.1, whole genome shotgun sequence, the sequence GATCAGATAATTCTGACCCGTTGGTCAGGTTGCATTCCTGGGGGAGGCCAGACCTGCAGCTAGATCAGGTCTGGAGGCCCAGTTTGGGGACTCGGCCCAAGTGACACCACTCGGACCTGTGGTTTTCTCTGTAACAGCAGTTGCTGTTAAAATGTTAAGAGTGGAGACCTATCTGGAAAGTTAgtcacaaggggcgcctgggtggctcaggcggttgagcgtccgacttcggctcaggccatgatctcgaggtttgggggttcgagccccgcgtcgggctctagctcggagcctggagcctgctttggattctgtgtctccctttctctctctctgcccctcctccgcttgtgctctgtctctctctgtctctcaaaaatgaataaatgtaaaaaaaaaaaaaaaaaagtcacatgcccCCATGTTACCTCCTGCATGGTCAGCTGTCAGAGGCGGTCAGTGACTTCCGCTGGGCCTTCTTTTCTGCGTTTACTCTGACGGTGATCAtctaactgctttaaaaaaaaatccccacaaagatggggtgcctgggtggctcagtcggttaagtgtctgacttcagctcaggtcaccgtctcattgtgtgtgagttcgagccccgcgtcaggctctgtgctgacagctcagagcctggagcccgcttcggagcctgtgtctccctctgtctctgcccctccccctcacacactctgtgtgtgtgtgtgtctctctctcaaaaataaataaaccttaaaaaaatctttttacaaaGATCTCCATCAGGAGAGGTCTTTGGGCTTGCTTTGACTTTTGTGAcaagtttgaaaacaaaacattggaaaaaaCCCACACACTCCTCACTAAATTatcggggtgggggaggagaagcatCCTCTGCCGTGTCCTAGATAATGCTGGCCAGCCCCTGCTGGCCCCCAGCCGGGTCTTCACCCCTGGGTCTGGCAGACTCCCCTTGACCCGCCTTCAGTCTCCTCTGCACCTGCCCCCTCCTTGGGCCTGTCTGTCTTCTGCCCGCCCAGCCCAGCTGTAGCAAGAATCTGGAAGTCACCTCCCCACCCTTGATGTCTGACCAAATTCTCCAcccctcaccacccctccccacccccgctttgGAGGGTAAGCCCTTGGCCTGCTTTCAGTCAGAATCCCCCAACCCTGTCTGCCTCCTCTTAGTAATTTCCCACCCTCTGATGCCCGCCCTCTGCTCCCCAGCCTGGTCTGCTGTGTTGGGAGTTGAGCCAGTCCCCTCTCCTTGCGATAGTCCCAAGCCCTGTTGTGACATCCCTGAacactcttccttccctttcaacAAGTGTCATGAGGGGACCTCTGGCACCCTTTTGTCATGCTGGTGAAGCCCCAGGAGACAGGGACCTGGAGTCTCACCCTAAGAGGGACTTGGCCAGCACAGCATGAGTCCACCTGCGGGGGCCTTGCTAAGCCTCCCCTGCAGGGTcttgggaaaggaggagggactGTCCTAGGACCCGCTGCTGCTCCTGGAGGGTGCCAGGCtggggctgagtgtggagccggCTTCACCTCCCACCACCCTGGGGTTCCCTCGGTATCTGGCATCCAGGCCAGGCAGCCGGGCCCCCAAAGCGCCGCCCCCTGGGGACCGAGGGAAAGGCGGCTGGTGCTCATGGAGCTCTGGCTCGGCTCTGTGGGGCTCTGTTGCATCTGCCACAGGCCCTTGAGGTTCTGATAGACTGTGAGTCCTCCGCACAGGCCATCGGGAGACACGGGCTTAGCATTTCAGGTCTGGAAAGCACACGGTGCCCCTGGGGCCCCCTAGCCAGGtggcaggagaaagcaggagcagACAGGGGGGCTGAGGGGCCGGGCAGGGTGGGCCCTTCATCTAGCGGTGTGGCCTGGATGCCTCTGCCTGCCTCACTCGTCCAGCTGCGGCTTTGGGGAGCGGGACCGAGGGGTAAGCTGGTCCTGGCTGGAGTTCTGCTAAGCTCTACGGGAGCAAAACCGTGCTGCGTCCCACGTTCACTCAGACAGCCTCCCTGACGCTGGCCCACGGCGTGCAGGTCCCCCTCAAGTCCATGTGCACAGGGGCCAGAGGACCGGACAGGACCGGTCCACACATCCCTTACTCAACAAACGCCCACCAGGCCCCCGCTTACTGTCCCCCAACCATGGTGTCGGCGAATCAGTGATGAATGACCCCAAGACAAGGGAAGCACGGGGAAAATGTGGGTGCACCACAGGTGTGGGCTGGGCGAGGTTTCAGGAAGTGTCGACAGTGCATTTCAGGGACTGAGCAacgcagaggggggaggggcagggcctgcAGACCGTCCAGCCCTGTTTGGCCCACCCTCTGTGTCAATATGAGGCTGGGCCTTATAAGGCGCCAACAAGCCTCCGGTGGGACATTTCCTCGGCCGAGCCAGCTCCCGGCAGGACGGTGGGTCCACATCCAGCACCATGACGGAACTGGAGACGGCCATGGGCATGATTATTGACGTCTTTGCCCGGTACGCGGGGGCCGAGGGCAACAAGCAGAGCCTGACCAAGGGGGAGCTGAAGACGCTCATGGAGAAGGAGCTCCCTGGCTTCCTGCAGGTGAGCGCCCAGGGGCGCGGGCGGTGGGGGCACgcagggagggcggggagggccgAGGGGGTGCCCGGAGCAGccggcaggggggcagggggaggctacCGGTCCAGGAAAGGATCAGCTGCCCTAGGGGCTGaggcctccagagctgtgggaaCGGGAGCCGGGAGCCAGTGCAGCCAGGTCAATCCTTAAAACCAGAGTTAGGAGTTAGAGTCACAATCCACTCAGCACCAGGATTCTTtctcagcaggggagggggggcaagtGGGAGAGCGAGGGATGCAAACCTGAACCTGAGCggtgcgggtggggtgggggaatccAGGGCCATCTGTGAGGCTGCGTTTGCTGGTCCCTCACGACGGCTGCACCCCTCCAAGGCTGCGGGCCACAAACACCCCTGCTGCACTGCCTGCTGGGCCACACGCTGCCTGGTGTTAGTGGGGCTGACAGGGTGCAGATGGCAGCTGGTCTCACTCTGCTGTGGGCTATGTCTGCCCAGGGGGCCTCCCCAGGGACCTGTAAACCCGGGGcctgccctcctctgcctcccggcttccgctcccctccccctcctccttccccctctccactcctcctccctgctctgtaCCCTCCagctgccttctcttccctcctccccccctcccctcctctcctcacactctctcctgtctccctccttattcccccttccctaccccccttcccagcctctccctccccttccccactctcccaccatcctccttcctccctctccttcccctcctcctactTCTTTCTCCTAATTcgccctcccttcctcttcctccttcccctccctctctccccctctccctccctctctccccctctccctccctctctccccctctccctcccctcctcttcctttccctttccacaGGGATCCTcgtcctctctgctcccctccagctccccttcttctcccctcctccccccctcaccccactAAACTCCCCCCTACCCGCCTTCTAAGGGCTCTAACACTGAGCTGATTCCTGAAAATGGAAGCCTGAAATTTTCAGTCTTCAAACACACTGAGCGTTTCAGTAGGTAAATGCAGtgaggatatatatttttttaaatgaagttcatctgtttttgtctattataaatatgtgtttgtGGTCGAAAATGCAAGAACACAGAATTGTGGAGGCAAGGAAGCCCCCAACacacccctctctcctcttccatcaGCCTTTTCCCCGTGGAAAGTTGATGTGAATGAAAGTCTAACATAcgcaatttaatttcttttcgAATTTAATATTACAGCGCACAGCCTCAAACCCCGAGGCTCACGGAACGCCCCGCCCACGGGGCACTGGGCGTGGGTGCAGATGTTCTGATAACCTACCAAGTTTAAGAGTCTAACCCATGCGGATTTTGAGACCAAACAAAGCCTGGGGGTTGCGGGAGGGGCGGACGCAGGTGGTCCGGGGAACACAACTTGAGAACCAGTGGCCCAGCCCGGGATTCTCAACCTCCTGCCTAGGCACTTGGCCAAAGCAGGGGCTCAGGGCCCTCAGTACTGCAGGCCTCCAGCTGATGCCGAAGCCCCCCGGAGCTGCAATCCTGGGCTGTCGGCCGCAAACTTGGGGAGCTCAGCGTGGGCGGCTGGGGGCAATGGGCCGCGGGGACGCAGTTCCCCCGGGAACTCGGCGGCTGCAGCGCCTCCTGCCGCTGGGTCTCGGCCCTGCACGGGGTGCGGCCGGGCCTCCGCCGTCAGGTGGGCGGACACTTCCAGacccctggggggcgggggggtggggacgcAGCCTGCGTGTGTCCCTTCCTCCGGGTGCCctgggccctcctcctcctcctccccgcctgGAGCCCGGGCTGGTGCCGCCGCCCGCCGTTGGGCGTGAGGATCCGAGGCTCGCGCGGCACCAGACGGGTGCTGGGTGCGTGGACCTGACGCGGTTCAGTGAGGTGACCTTGCAAAGCAGGCGGCGTGCAGGGGTGGCGCGCGAGTGGCTGCGTTTCCTGGGAATAGTCACCACCCTAGGGCATCTTAACCAATCCAGAGACGACCCCCTGCAAAACTTCACGAACGCGCGCGCCTGCACAGCATAGTGCAATTCAAATTCGGCCTAAAACAAAGAAAGCGTGAGTTAGTGCGTTAGTTCGAGCCGGCACACACCTTCGGGCAGTTCAGAGCTTCCTAGAGCCCGGCGACTCGGTGACTCCGatgtcccccccctccccccaccgcccctaaCGCCCAGCCCCAGCGCTTGGCCGAGGGCCCACCGCGCTGACCCCGGGCCTCTGTCTCCAGAATAAAAGGGACAGGGACGCCGTGGACAAACTGCTCAAGGACCTGGACGCCAACGGAGACGCCGAGGTGGATTTCAACGAGTTCATGGTGTTCGTGGCCGCCCTCACAGCCGCCTGCCACAAATACTTTGAGCAGGCGGGACTCCACTGATGCCCTGCAGACCCAgatccctgggggggggggggggggggctc encodes:
- the LOC122238133 gene encoding protein S100-P; the encoded protein is MTELETAMGMIIDVFARYAGAEGNKQSLTKGELKTLMEKELPGFLQNKRDRDAVDKLLKDLDANGDAEVDFNEFMVFVAALTAACHKYFEQAGLH